The following coding sequences lie in one Candidatus Eremiobacterota bacterium genomic window:
- a CDS encoding YggS family pyridoxal phosphate-dependent enzyme: protein MRNAIGDELARCGRFGATVTVVGVSKGQAAATIAGAIDAGLRDIGENYLQEALRKLSSLPPVRTHYVGHLQTNKAKAVAAAFDMVQSIDRAAAGRALSKAALELGKQLPILLQLNVSPVERFGCPPSEAEQLAETLRGQSGLRLEGVMAIGPLGLGRDEIRKAFELAAKTLDRIGGSTLSIGMSGDWREALQAGSTMLRIGEALFGPRPVKEIAR from the coding sequence TTGCGGAATGCCATCGGCGACGAGCTCGCCCGCTGCGGACGTTTCGGCGCGACGGTGACCGTCGTCGGCGTCAGTAAGGGCCAGGCCGCCGCGACGATTGCCGGAGCGATTGACGCCGGCTTGCGAGATATCGGCGAAAACTATCTGCAAGAAGCACTGCGCAAGCTTTCCTCCCTGCCGCCCGTCCGCACGCATTATGTCGGGCACCTTCAAACGAACAAGGCCAAAGCGGTCGCGGCGGCCTTTGACATGGTGCAGAGCATCGACCGTGCAGCGGCAGGCCGCGCACTCTCGAAGGCGGCGCTCGAGCTCGGCAAGCAGCTGCCGATTTTGCTGCAGCTCAACGTCTCGCCCGTCGAACGGTTCGGATGCCCGCCATCCGAGGCCGAGCAGCTTGCTGAAACGCTCCGCGGCCAGTCGGGCTTGCGGCTCGAGGGCGTCATGGCGATTGGGCCGCTCGGCCTGGGCCGCGATGAAATTCGTAAAGCCTTCGAGCTGGCAGCCAAGACGTTGGACCGTATAGGTGGAAGTACGCTGTCCATCGGCATGTCTGGAGATTGGCGGGAAGCGTTGCAGGCGGGTTCGACGATGTTGCGCATCGGCGAAGCGCTCTTCGGCCCGCGTCCGGTGAAGGAGATTGCGCGGTGA
- a CDS encoding DivIVA domain-containing protein, translating into MQKITPVDIQHKTFKKALQGYDRADVDGFLDEIIETLEDEAQHRAALEAEIADLKERVSHFKAMEESLQNTLVLAQRTADEVKASSHKEADLIREQARMAGEREIAGYNDAIADVRREHQRAVESAEKARSELRSLLMTHLALLERADSAKPNGESPSAAAPPSEPPPEPAAKKDDTTRITVY; encoded by the coding sequence ATGCAAAAAATCACACCGGTCGATATCCAGCACAAGACCTTCAAAAAGGCGCTGCAGGGGTACGATCGTGCCGACGTCGACGGCTTTCTCGACGAAATCATCGAGACGCTCGAAGACGAAGCCCAGCATCGCGCCGCGCTCGAAGCCGAAATCGCCGACCTCAAGGAACGCGTGAGCCATTTCAAGGCGATGGAAGAATCGCTGCAAAACACGCTGGTGCTTGCTCAGCGCACCGCCGACGAGGTTAAAGCGTCGTCGCACAAGGAAGCCGATTTGATTCGCGAACAGGCGCGGATGGCCGGCGAGCGCGAGATCGCGGGCTACAACGACGCAATCGCGGACGTTCGCCGGGAGCATCAGCGCGCCGTCGAATCCGCCGAGAAGGCGCGTAGCGAGCTGCGAAGTTTGCTGATGACGCATCTCGCATTGCTCGAGCGCGCCGATAGCGCCAAGCCAAACGGCGAATCCCCGAGCGCGGCGGCGCCGCCTTCGGAACCACCGCCCGAACCGGCAGCAAAAAAAGACGACACGACGCGAATCACCGTCTACTAG
- a CDS encoding flagellar hook basal-body protein, whose translation MDRALFAAASGMAAQQRNLDTIAENLANAGVVGFKGSAQRFAELVAPGQGGLGTAALGAQVIFAQGKLARSAGPFDLAIDGAGFFALADARGRRFYTRDGEFARSADGTLRNQRDYRLQGVKIPADALTATVAPDGAVTATFAKGSRVVGHIRLTEFAVPQQLRAIDGALFEATAKSGNPRQIVPGGDDGPKLRFGMLEESNVTIVDAMMQILTAQRAYEANAKGVQAADEMLRIANNLQRA comes from the coding sequence ATGGATCGGGCGCTTTTTGCCGCCGCCAGCGGCATGGCCGCGCAGCAGCGCAATCTCGACACGATCGCGGAGAACCTCGCCAATGCAGGCGTCGTTGGTTTCAAGGGCTCGGCGCAGCGTTTCGCCGAGCTGGTGGCGCCGGGTCAAGGAGGGTTGGGAACCGCTGCGCTCGGCGCACAAGTCATCTTCGCGCAAGGGAAGCTAGCGCGAAGTGCCGGCCCGTTCGATCTCGCGATCGACGGCGCCGGCTTCTTCGCTTTGGCCGATGCGCGCGGGCGCCGCTTCTATACGCGCGATGGTGAGTTCGCTCGCTCGGCCGATGGAACGCTTCGCAATCAGCGCGACTATCGTTTGCAAGGCGTCAAGATTCCAGCCGATGCGTTGACGGCAACCGTCGCGCCCGACGGCGCGGTCACCGCAACGTTCGCAAAAGGCAGTCGTGTGGTTGGACATATTCGGCTGACTGAGTTTGCCGTTCCGCAGCAACTTCGGGCGATTGACGGCGCGCTCTTCGAAGCGACCGCGAAATCGGGCAACCCCCGCCAGATCGTTCCCGGCGGCGACGACGGGCCAAAGCTGCGCTTCGGCATGCTCGAAGAATCGAACGTCACCATCGTCGATGCGATGATGCAAATTCTGACCGCCCAGCGGGCCTACGAAGCGAACGCGAAAGGCGTACAAGCAGCGGACGAGATGCTGCGGATTGCGAACAACTTGCAACGTGCGTAG
- a CDS encoding cytochrome c biogenesis protein CcdA → MPTTHITAGIAFLAGLVSFVSPCVLPLVPAYLSLLTGESVEDLQAETTARARVQTLAHAAAFVVGFSLIFIALGLSASEIGTTLAANRVLIAQIGGAIVVVLGLHMMGMIQIPWLMMDARLHLRHERATFWTSWLVGMAFAAGWSPCIGPILAGILAIASQQHSAQAALLLAFYCLGLAVPFLIAAGAVGAVLPLLRRIRPTLRAIEFGAGAFLIVVGLVLVNDAFLNVAGWFYQFVPQPNI, encoded by the coding sequence ATGCCCACGACACACATTACCGCCGGCATCGCCTTCCTTGCGGGCCTCGTTTCCTTCGTCTCGCCGTGCGTCCTCCCGCTCGTGCCGGCGTATCTTTCGCTATTGACCGGCGAAAGCGTGGAGGATCTGCAAGCCGAAACGACGGCGCGAGCGCGCGTTCAAACCCTGGCGCATGCTGCTGCTTTTGTCGTCGGCTTCAGCCTCATCTTCATTGCCCTCGGTCTGAGTGCCAGTGAAATCGGCACCACCTTGGCGGCAAACCGCGTTCTGATCGCTCAGATCGGCGGGGCGATTGTCGTCGTGCTGGGCCTGCATATGATGGGGATGATTCAAATCCCGTGGCTCATGATGGATGCGCGTTTGCATCTGCGGCACGAGCGGGCGACGTTTTGGACGTCGTGGCTCGTCGGTATGGCCTTCGCCGCCGGATGGTCGCCATGCATCGGGCCAATCCTCGCAGGCATCCTCGCGATCGCCTCGCAGCAGCACAGCGCGCAGGCCGCGCTATTGCTCGCGTTCTACTGTCTGGGTTTGGCGGTGCCGTTTCTCATTGCGGCCGGCGCGGTCGGCGCGGTGCTGCCGCTGTTGCGCCGCATTCGACCGACGCTCCGCGCCATCGAGTTCGGTGCCGGCGCATTCCTCATCGTCGTCGGGTTGGTTTTAGTCAACGATGCATTCCTCAACGTCGCAGGATGGTTCTACCAGTTTGTCCCGCAACCGAACATCTAA
- the tgt gene encoding tRNA guanosine(34) transglycosylase Tgt, protein MPGGSPFFTRARDRPWSSKSLRRRRTRARGTSCHRRSCVFDLLVKDGNARRGRMHLAHGDVETPCFMPVGTAATVKGLTPDELRTTQTQIVLANTYHLWLRPGIEPIEAAGGLHRFMAWDGPILTDSGGFQIFSLENRRRLDADGVTFSSHLDGSEQRLTPESVVQFQQRLGVDVAMVLDVCVKLPASREQLEESVRLTSDWARRSAAVPKREGTLLFAIVQGGLNPELRKRSARELLDLDFPGYAIGGLSVGESREEMYAAARSTALLLPEEKPRYLMGIGTARDLLAAIDCGIDCFDSVYPTRCGRNGRAMTHDGELNIFNAAFVDDVSALDRRCDCSTCTTYTRAFLSHCFRAREMLGPRLLSYHNVYFLNAMMRDARAAIESGDWESFARSAAD, encoded by the coding sequence ATGCCTGGCGGCTCGCCTTTCTTCACCCGCGCACGGGATCGCCCATGGAGTTCGAAGTCGCTCCGCCGCCGGCGTACGCGCGCGCGCGGAACATCGTGTCATCGGCGTAGTTGCGTGTTCGATCTTTTAGTCAAGGACGGCAACGCGCGACGCGGACGTATGCATTTGGCGCACGGCGACGTGGAAACGCCCTGCTTCATGCCGGTCGGAACGGCCGCGACGGTCAAGGGCCTCACTCCCGACGAGTTGCGGACTACCCAAACGCAGATCGTGCTGGCAAACACCTATCATCTTTGGCTACGCCCCGGCATCGAGCCGATCGAGGCGGCAGGCGGTCTGCACCGCTTTATGGCGTGGGACGGGCCGATACTCACCGACTCGGGCGGTTTTCAAATCTTCAGCCTTGAGAACCGGCGCCGCCTCGATGCCGACGGTGTCACGTTCTCTTCGCATCTCGACGGTAGCGAGCAGCGTTTAACCCCGGAGAGCGTCGTTCAATTCCAGCAGCGGCTCGGAGTCGACGTCGCCATGGTTCTCGACGTCTGCGTCAAACTGCCCGCCTCGCGCGAGCAACTCGAGGAATCGGTACGTTTGACCAGCGACTGGGCGCGGCGGTCGGCAGCCGTACCCAAACGTGAGGGAACGCTGCTCTTCGCCATCGTCCAAGGAGGTCTGAATCCCGAGCTGCGCAAGCGGAGCGCCCGCGAGCTTCTCGATCTCGATTTTCCGGGCTACGCAATCGGCGGGCTCTCCGTCGGCGAGTCGCGGGAGGAGATGTACGCGGCCGCTCGCTCGACCGCGCTCCTTCTTCCCGAGGAGAAGCCGCGTTATCTTATGGGCATTGGTACGGCGCGTGATCTACTCGCGGCCATCGATTGTGGTATCGACTGCTTCGATTCCGTCTATCCGACTCGCTGCGGCCGCAACGGCCGGGCCATGACCCACGACGGCGAGCTCAATATCTTCAATGCCGCTTTTGTCGACGACGTCTCGGCGCTGGATCGCCGGTGCGACTGCTCGACCTGTACGACCTATACGCGCGCCTTTTTATCGCACTGCTTTCGAGCAAGGGAGATGCTGGGACCGCGGCTGCTCTCCTACCATAACGTTTACTTTCTCAATGCGATGATGCGCGATGCGCGTGCCGCGATTGAATCCGGAGACTGGGAGAGTTTCGCCCGGTCCGCCGCGGATTAA
- the lspA gene encoding signal peptidase II produces the protein MSRNRTSNFSNTLVIAAVAIAVLWADQYTKRLILSLTPTAFFSGLCGDHNGHVVISHFLCWTYERNIHGAFGLFGNNAVLLIAMAIVVLVLFWFSFREAAARSLVVRIAFGMIVGGAIGNIVDRLHYGHVIDFIDFYRIWPNIFNVGDSCITIGVGLLLLSSLVTRRHR, from the coding sequence TTGTCCCGCAACCGAACATCTAACTTCAGTAATACGCTCGTCATTGCGGCGGTCGCCATTGCGGTGCTGTGGGCCGATCAATACACCAAGCGACTCATTCTATCGCTGACGCCGACGGCATTCTTCAGCGGACTCTGCGGCGATCATAACGGTCACGTCGTCATCTCGCACTTTCTCTGCTGGACGTACGAACGCAACATCCACGGCGCTTTCGGCCTTTTCGGCAACAATGCGGTGTTGCTCATCGCAATGGCGATCGTCGTGCTGGTGCTCTTCTGGTTCAGCTTCCGCGAGGCCGCGGCACGATCGCTGGTGGTGCGAATCGCATTCGGCATGATCGTCGGCGGCGCGATCGGCAACATCGTCGACCGTCTGCATTACGGCCACGTCATTGACTTCATCGACTTTTACCGCATTTGGCCTAACATCTTCAACGTCGGCGATTCGTGCATCACCATCGGCGTCGGGCTGCTCTTGCTCTCGAGCCTTGTTACACGTCGTCACCGCTGA
- the leuB gene encoding 3-isopropylmalate dehydrogenase, producing MRSVANPRVAVLPGDGIGPEVTLAAVRVLNSVRPDVTCEQALVGGAALARGLRALPAQTRALCDASDAVLFGSVGLPEYEEKPLVERPEYALFLLRRDYELYANLRPVRVFAGLEGASPLRTEIVRGIDLLVVRELTGGIYYGKPKEQRCVDGVDEAVDTMIYRSPEIERIARVAFDLARARRKRLTSVDKQNILETSRLWRRVVNDVARDYPDVALDHLLVDTAAMQLVQRPRDFDVIVTENMFGDILSDEAAILTGSIGTLPSASMGVRGSPRRRFGLYEPIGGTAPTLAGKNVANPTASILSAAMLLRHSLDDEASAVRIECAVNGAFADGVRTADVAESAGAVSTGAFTDAVIEKL from the coding sequence CTGCGCTCCGTCGCCAACCCGCGCGTCGCCGTCTTGCCCGGGGACGGCATCGGCCCCGAGGTAACGCTTGCCGCGGTTCGCGTGCTCAACTCCGTTCGTCCCGACGTTACCTGCGAGCAAGCCCTGGTGGGCGGCGCCGCGCTCGCACGCGGGCTGCGCGCGCTTCCCGCGCAGACGCGCGCGCTCTGCGACGCAAGCGACGCGGTGCTCTTCGGCAGCGTCGGCCTGCCTGAGTACGAAGAGAAGCCGCTCGTCGAACGTCCGGAATACGCGCTCTTCTTGCTGCGCCGTGACTACGAGCTCTACGCCAATCTTCGCCCGGTCCGAGTCTTCGCCGGGTTGGAAGGCGCGTCGCCGCTGCGAACCGAGATCGTGCGCGGGATTGATCTGCTCGTCGTGCGCGAGCTGACCGGTGGCATTTACTATGGGAAACCCAAAGAACAGCGCTGCGTGGACGGCGTCGACGAAGCCGTCGATACGATGATCTACCGGTCACCGGAGATCGAGCGGATCGCGCGCGTTGCCTTCGATCTCGCTCGCGCGCGCCGCAAGCGTCTCACTTCGGTTGACAAGCAGAACATTCTCGAGACGTCGCGTCTGTGGCGCCGCGTCGTTAACGACGTCGCCCGCGACTATCCCGACGTCGCGCTCGACCATCTCCTCGTCGATACCGCGGCGATGCAGCTCGTGCAACGGCCCCGCGATTTCGATGTAATCGTTACCGAGAACATGTTCGGCGACATTCTCTCGGACGAAGCGGCAATACTGACGGGGTCGATCGGAACCTTACCGAGCGCGAGCATGGGCGTGCGCGGTTCACCGCGGCGCCGGTTCGGTCTTTACGAGCCGATCGGCGGGACGGCGCCGACTCTCGCCGGCAAGAACGTCGCCAACCCCACGGCTTCGATTCTTTCCGCGGCGATGCTGCTGCGCCACTCCCTCGACGACGAAGCGAGCGCCGTGCGGATCGAGTGCGCGGTTAACGGTGCCTTCGCCGACGGTGTTCGCACCGCCGACGTCGCCGAATCTGCCGGCGCGGTCTCGACCGGGGCGTTCACCGACGCCGTCATCGAAAAACTGTAG
- the lgt gene encoding prolipoprotein diacylglyceryl transferase — translation MRLRWLGMQHWFTYPTNIDPVAIHLGPLRIHWYGIAYLVAFICVYFWMSRPAGRRRLGLTKEQIQDFLFYALVGVLVGGRTFFVINDIISKHDASFYFSNPINFIAVWNGGMAFHGGLVGVLLAIWLFIRKHPGLKYVVLGDEVVMMLPVGITLVRLVNFINDELWGDACRPDRPWCLRFPAAPDQGVLYRHPSQLYEAILDILTLPILLIVYRFKPKDGVVAWTWFTLYGITRSLAELWRQADFTWMAITGGQLYALPMILIGIIGVVYCATRPGPRTEARPISTQRVRSSS, via the coding sequence ATGCGACTTCGATGGTTAGGAATGCAGCACTGGTTTACCTATCCGACGAATATCGACCCCGTCGCGATCCATCTGGGACCGCTGCGGATTCATTGGTATGGCATCGCCTATTTGGTCGCGTTCATCTGCGTCTATTTCTGGATGAGCCGCCCCGCCGGGCGACGGCGCCTGGGACTGACCAAGGAGCAGATCCAAGACTTCCTCTTTTATGCGTTGGTCGGTGTGCTCGTCGGCGGGCGCACCTTCTTCGTGATCAACGACATCATCAGCAAGCACGACGCGTCCTTTTACTTTTCCAATCCGATCAATTTCATCGCCGTCTGGAACGGCGGGATGGCCTTCCATGGCGGCTTGGTCGGCGTACTGCTGGCGATCTGGCTCTTCATTCGAAAGCATCCGGGATTGAAATACGTGGTGCTCGGCGACGAAGTCGTGATGATGCTGCCGGTCGGGATCACGCTGGTCCGTCTGGTCAATTTCATCAACGACGAGCTTTGGGGCGACGCCTGCCGGCCGGATCGGCCGTGGTGCCTGCGTTTTCCCGCCGCCCCCGATCAAGGCGTGCTCTATCGCCATCCGTCGCAGCTCTACGAGGCGATCCTCGATATTCTCACGCTACCGATTCTCTTGATCGTCTACCGCTTCAAACCCAAAGACGGCGTCGTTGCGTGGACCTGGTTCACGCTGTACGGCATCACGCGCTCGCTCGCCGAGCTCTGGCGTCAGGCCGACTTCACCTGGATGGCCATCACGGGCGGCCAGCTCTATGCGTTGCCGATGATCCTCATCGGCATCATCGGCGTCGTTTATTGCGCGACGCGCCCCGGCCCGCGAACTGAAGCTCGCCCGATCTCAACGCAGCGCGTGCGCAGCTCATCCTGA
- a CDS encoding cell division protein SepF, whose product MFSKIGSFFSIRDDEEEVYTDEAASSRVVPFSMAGRRGGTQVSVYSPRSYQDVVEIADSLRNRQVVIVNLQNADRTLLQRVVDFTSGVAYTIDGKIQKLAESIYLVVPAGIVVNAAGLRDSMMADGTFDFMTNRT is encoded by the coding sequence ATGTTTAGTAAGATTGGTTCGTTCTTTTCGATTCGCGACGACGAGGAAGAAGTTTACACCGACGAGGCGGCGTCGTCGCGCGTCGTGCCGTTTTCGATGGCCGGACGGCGTGGGGGGACGCAAGTCAGCGTCTATTCGCCGCGAAGCTACCAAGACGTCGTCGAAATCGCCGACTCGTTGCGAAACCGGCAAGTCGTCATCGTGAATCTGCAAAACGCCGACCGGACGCTGCTTCAGCGCGTCGTCGATTTCACGTCGGGCGTGGCTTATACGATTGACGGCAAGATTCAGAAGCTCGCCGAATCCATCTATCTGGTCGTTCCGGCCGGGATCGTCGTCAATGCCGCCGGCTTGCGCGATTCGATGATGGCCGACGGCACGTTTGATTTCATGACGAACAGAACGTAG
- a CDS encoding RluA family pseudouridine synthase — MRASPSASGCSCSRALLHVVTADQAGKRVDVVVAALTGISRSQVAQQAKDGAILANGTPAKPSLILEAGDVLQFEIAAAAPLIATPERIELAVLYEDDDLLVIDKPAGMVTHPAHGTRSGTLVNALLAHVGEALPGDALRPGLVHRLDRDTSGLLVVAKRDESLRSLGAAMKARAIEREYLGIVCGVPENARGTIEGPIGRNPRNRLNFAIVNAGKPAITHYELRERFPRHAELLFRLETGRTHQIRVHLAAAGHPILNDPQYGKKEARFDLAGQALHAWRLAFLHPRTGSPMEFEVAPPPAYARARNIVSSA; from the coding sequence ATTCGTGCATCACCATCGGCGTCGGGCTGCTCTTGCTCTCGAGCCTTGTTACACGTCGTCACCGCTGATCAAGCGGGAAAGCGTGTTGACGTCGTCGTTGCCGCGCTCACGGGCATTTCGCGCTCGCAAGTCGCCCAGCAGGCAAAAGACGGAGCGATCCTTGCCAACGGCACGCCCGCCAAACCCAGCCTAATACTGGAGGCGGGCGACGTGCTGCAGTTTGAGATCGCGGCGGCGGCGCCGCTTATTGCCACGCCCGAACGCATCGAGCTCGCCGTGCTCTACGAAGACGACGACCTCTTGGTGATCGATAAACCCGCGGGAATGGTCACCCATCCGGCGCACGGCACGCGAAGCGGAACGCTCGTTAATGCACTCTTGGCCCACGTCGGCGAAGCGCTTCCTGGCGATGCGCTGCGTCCCGGCCTCGTTCACCGGCTGGATCGCGACACGTCCGGACTCTTGGTCGTCGCCAAGCGCGACGAGAGTTTGCGCTCGCTCGGCGCGGCGATGAAAGCGCGCGCGATCGAGCGCGAGTATCTGGGCATCGTCTGCGGCGTTCCCGAGAATGCGCGCGGCACGATCGAAGGTCCGATCGGACGCAATCCGCGCAATCGTTTAAATTTCGCCATCGTCAACGCGGGCAAGCCGGCAATCACGCATTACGAACTGCGCGAACGCTTCCCACGGCACGCCGAGCTGCTCTTCCGCCTTGAGACGGGACGGACGCATCAGATCCGCGTGCACTTGGCCGCCGCGGGCCACCCCATACTCAACGACCCGCAGTACGGCAAGAAGGAAGCGCGCTTCGATCTCGCCGGTCAAGCTCTGCATGCCTGGCGGCTCGCCTTTCTTCACCCGCGCACGGGATCGCCCATGGAGTTCGAAGTCGCTCCGCCGCCGGCGTACGCGCGCGCGCGGAACATCGTGTCATCGGCGTAG
- a CDS encoding nuclear transport factor 2 family protein, which produces MSKYWQVIVLCAVTGVLTGAAASATPGATPSATATTKGVIWSREIAYWSFVQANDLTKYRSLWNADFLGWPSVSTAPVRKDHITDWITSKTGKGLRFKTIGFKRADIQVTGSLAASFYWITFEWVDKNGNGTPSTTRVMHTWLKVGSDWQIIDGMSSPQPAAFR; this is translated from the coding sequence ATGTCTAAGTACTGGCAAGTCATCGTCCTATGCGCCGTGACCGGGGTCTTGACTGGTGCGGCAGCGAGTGCAACCCCAGGAGCAACCCCGTCGGCAACCGCCACGACCAAGGGTGTCATTTGGAGCCGTGAGATCGCGTACTGGAGCTTCGTTCAGGCAAACGATTTGACCAAGTATCGCAGTCTCTGGAACGCAGACTTCCTTGGCTGGCCGTCGGTCAGCACCGCACCCGTTCGCAAAGATCACATTACGGACTGGATCACCTCGAAAACCGGCAAAGGCCTGAGGTTTAAGACCATCGGGTTTAAGCGTGCCGACATCCAGGTAACCGGGAGTCTCGCAGCGTCGTTTTACTGGATCACGTTTGAGTGGGTTGATAAGAACGGGAATGGAACGCCTTCCACCACGCGTGTTATGCACACGTGGCTAAAGGTGGGATCGGATTGGCAAATCATCGACGGGATGTCTAGTCCGCAGCCCGCAGCCTTTAGGTAA
- a CDS encoding catalase, with the protein MPDRKQNNLVRYSDQELTRAPGGETHQTTQSGAPPLTTQQGTPVSDDQNSLKIGARGPTVLEDFHFREKIFHFDHERIPERVVHARGFGAHGFFETYESLADVTKADIFARAGERTPAFVRFSTVAGNKGSSDMARDVRGFAVKLYTKQGNWDLVGNNIPVFFIQDAIKFPDIIHAAKDEPDCGFPQAQTAHDNFWDFISLTPEATHMAMWIMSDRAIPRAFRFMEGFGVHTFRLVNAQGRSTFVKFHWKPKLGMQSVLWNEALKISGADPDFHRRDLWNSISAGDFPEWELGLQLFGDDFAGRFEFDVLDPTKLVPEEDVPIRRVGRLVLDRTVDNFFLETEQVAFCTQNIVPGIDFSNDPLLQGRNFSYLDTQLKRLGSPNFTFLPINAPKCPFSTLQQDGHMAFRNPPGRANYEPNSWGAGGGGPREDPQNGFRSFPAEEAGPKVRERSETFADHFSQARQFYVSQTEIERRHIVNSFVFELSKVQAPAIRKRMVSQLRNVHEELARAIADGLRLREMPDAAPAARPTREDLKESPALSILKNGPKTFAGRKLGVLTADGVDAELLAGLRTAAKSGGVTVEIVAPQVGGVKAADDSWITADQKIDGAPSVVYDAVALMLSEAGAALFAGSAVAVDFVSDAYAHCKFIGYTAAAVPLMERAGISFDGDEGLIQLTKDGDAGAFLNACGALRVWAREPKVNNA; encoded by the coding sequence ATGCCCGACCGCAAGCAGAATAATCTCGTTCGCTATTCCGACCAGGAACTTACGCGAGCACCCGGCGGGGAAACGCATCAAACCACGCAGAGTGGCGCGCCACCGTTAACGACTCAGCAAGGAACCCCGGTTTCGGACGATCAGAACTCGCTGAAAATCGGAGCGCGCGGCCCGACCGTCCTGGAAGATTTTCATTTTCGCGAAAAGATCTTCCATTTCGATCACGAGCGAATTCCCGAACGCGTCGTGCACGCCCGGGGATTCGGAGCGCATGGCTTCTTCGAAACGTACGAGTCGCTTGCCGACGTTACCAAAGCCGATATCTTTGCGCGAGCCGGTGAAAGAACGCCGGCTTTCGTGCGCTTTTCCACGGTCGCCGGCAACAAGGGCTCGAGCGACATGGCGCGCGACGTGCGAGGCTTTGCGGTAAAGCTCTACACGAAGCAAGGCAACTGGGATCTCGTCGGCAACAACATTCCGGTCTTTTTCATCCAGGATGCAATCAAGTTCCCCGACATAATTCACGCGGCCAAGGACGAGCCGGACTGCGGCTTTCCTCAAGCGCAAACCGCGCACGACAATTTTTGGGACTTTATTTCGCTGACGCCCGAGGCGACCCACATGGCGATGTGGATCATGTCGGATCGCGCAATTCCGCGCGCGTTCCGATTCATGGAAGGCTTCGGCGTTCATACCTTTCGTCTGGTCAATGCCCAGGGGCGCTCGACGTTCGTCAAATTCCACTGGAAGCCGAAGTTGGGGATGCAGTCGGTCCTCTGGAACGAGGCGCTCAAGATTAGCGGCGCCGATCCGGACTTTCATCGGCGCGACTTGTGGAACTCTATTTCGGCGGGAGACTTCCCGGAATGGGAGCTGGGACTGCAGCTCTTCGGCGACGATTTTGCCGGCAGGTTCGAGTTCGACGTGCTCGACCCGACGAAGTTGGTGCCCGAAGAAGACGTTCCGATCCGCCGGGTCGGGCGACTCGTACTCGACCGCACCGTCGACAACTTCTTCTTGGAGACCGAGCAAGTCGCGTTTTGCACGCAGAATATCGTCCCGGGGATCGACTTCAGCAACGATCCACTCTTGCAGGGCCGCAACTTTTCCTACCTAGACACGCAGCTCAAGCGTTTGGGAAGCCCGAACTTTACGTTTCTCCCGATCAACGCGCCGAAGTGCCCCTTTTCAACCTTGCAGCAAGACGGTCACATGGCGTTTCGCAATCCGCCGGGACGAGCGAACTACGAGCCCAACTCGTGGGGCGCCGGAGGCGGCGGCCCGCGCGAGGATCCACAGAACGGATTTCGCAGTTTCCCGGCCGAGGAAGCGGGTCCGAAAGTGCGCGAACGCAGCGAAACTTTTGCCGACCACTTCAGCCAAGCCCGCCAGTTTTACGTGAGTCAAACGGAGATCGAGCGACGTCATATCGTCAACTCCTTCGTCTTCGAGCTCAGCAAGGTGCAGGCGCCCGCCATTCGCAAACGGATGGTATCGCAGTTGCGCAACGTGCACGAGGAACTGGCCCGCGCGATTGCCGATGGATTACGCTTGCGCGAGATGCCCGACGCCGCGCCCGCCGCTCGCCCGACTCGTGAGGATCTCAAAGAATCGCCGGCGTTGAGCATTTTGAAAAATGGCCCGAAGACGTTCGCGGGCCGCAAGTTGGGCGTGCTGACTGCCGACGGCGTTGACGCGGAGTTGCTCGCCGGTCTACGCACCGCGGCGAAGTCCGGGGGCGTTACCGTGGAGATCGTCGCTCCACAGGTTGGTGGCGTGAAGGCTGCAGACGATTCGTGGATCACCGCCGACCAAAAGATCGACGGGGCACCGTCGGTTGTCTACGACGCCGTTGCCTTGATGCTCTCCGAAGCCGGCGCCGCGTTGTTCGCCGGCAGTGCGGTCGCGGTCGACTTTGTGAGCGATGCTTACGCCCACTGCAAGTTCATCGGATATACCGCTGCGGCGGTGCCCCTGATGGAACGCGCGGGAATATCCTTCGACGGCGACGAGGGCTTGATACAACTCACGAAGGATGGCGATGCCGGCGCGTTCTTAAACGCGTGCGGTGCGCTGCGCGTATGGGCGCGTGAGCCCAAGGTCAACAACGCTTAG